A window from Actinomycetospora corticicola encodes these proteins:
- a CDS encoding multidrug effflux MFS transporter has translation MTSSSPDVQDPTSEERAAVPPSRVRIALVLGALIALGPLTIDMYLPALPTITAQLETTQAAVQLTLTGTLIGLAAGQLLIGPLSDAVGRRRPLLVGTALHVLASVAIVVAPNVAVLGVLRVLQGLGAAAGAVVALAVVRDLFTGRPAATLLSRLFLVMGVAPVLAPTLGGELLRVTSWRGVFAVLALYGAVLVPVVWRALPETLPPARRSHPGVRTTLRTYRGLLRDRAFVGLVLVAGLAMAGLFSYVSGATFVYQDQYGLDEQQFGFLFGAGAVFLIAATQLNALLLRRFEPRHILVAAIGAGTVAAFVLLALALVGTGLVGVVLPMCAVLFACGLALPNAPALALSRHGSHAGTAAALLGAVQFGVGALVSPLVGILGNDAVALGLSVTGALVLACVVLAVIVRPWSLGDVDAPPEVAAPEPAGTV, from the coding sequence ATGACCTCGTCCTCCCCTGACGTGCAGGACCCCACCTCCGAGGAGCGCGCCGCCGTGCCCCCGAGCCGGGTACGCATCGCGCTGGTGCTCGGGGCGCTCATCGCGCTCGGGCCGTTGACGATCGACATGTACCTCCCGGCGCTGCCGACGATCACCGCCCAGCTGGAGACCACGCAGGCGGCGGTGCAGCTGACGTTGACCGGCACCCTGATCGGGTTGGCCGCGGGCCAGCTGCTGATCGGCCCGCTCTCGGACGCCGTCGGGCGCCGCCGCCCCCTCCTGGTGGGGACCGCGCTGCACGTCCTCGCCTCCGTGGCCATCGTCGTGGCGCCGAACGTGGCGGTGCTCGGCGTGCTGCGGGTGCTGCAGGGCCTGGGTGCCGCCGCCGGAGCCGTCGTCGCCCTCGCCGTCGTGCGTGACCTGTTCACCGGACGTCCGGCGGCGACGCTGCTCTCGCGGCTGTTCCTCGTCATGGGGGTGGCCCCCGTCCTCGCCCCGACCCTGGGCGGGGAGCTGCTGCGCGTCACCTCCTGGCGGGGTGTGTTCGCGGTGCTCGCGCTGTACGGGGCGGTGCTGGTGCCCGTCGTGTGGCGCGCCCTGCCCGAGACGTTGCCGCCCGCCCGCCGCAGCCACCCCGGCGTCCGGACGACGCTGCGCACCTACCGCGGGCTCCTCCGCGACCGGGCCTTCGTTGGGCTGGTCCTCGTCGCCGGGCTCGCGATGGCCGGGCTGTTCAGCTACGTCTCCGGCGCGACCTTCGTCTACCAGGACCAGTACGGGCTCGACGAGCAGCAGTTCGGGTTCCTCTTCGGGGCGGGCGCGGTCTTCCTCATCGCCGCCACGCAGCTGAACGCCCTGCTGCTGCGGCGCTTCGAGCCACGCCACATCCTCGTCGCCGCGATCGGAGCGGGAACCGTGGCGGCGTTCGTCCTCCTCGCCCTGGCACTGGTCGGCACGGGCCTCGTCGGCGTCGTCCTCCCGATGTGCGCAGTGCTGTTCGCGTGCGGCCTGGCCCTGCCCAACGCTCCCGCCCTGGCGCTCTCCCGGCACGGCAGCCACGCGGGGACCGCGGCCGCGCTGCTCGGCGCCGTCCAGTTCGGGGTCGGCGCGCTCGTCTCGCCGCTGGTCGGCATACTCGGCAACGACGCCGTCGCACTGGGCCTCTCCGTCACCGGTGCGCTGGTCCTGGCCTGCGTCGTCCTCGCAGTGATCGTGCGCCCGTGGAGCCTGGGCGACGTGGACGCGCCGCCCGAGGTGGCCGCTCCCGAACCCGCCGGCACCGTCTGA
- a CDS encoding alpha/beta fold hydrolase, which translates to MSTGAPVDGFTLSFDRLGSVGRPPVVLLHGWPGDRTDMASVAERLGDEFDVVVPDLRGFGASDKHLRDPGDHYGLAAQARSVTGLIEELGLNRVVLGGYDIGSRVGQQIAKDRPDLLSTLVITPPAPGVGSRILSEGPFREFWYQSFHHLDLAEKLLDGKPDAVRDYLEYFWTHWSGPDFVMDAARLEHLTSAYGPAGAFVASIGYYRAAGDVVPRYLGETVPDEKITVPTTFLWAEHDPLFPSAWSDRVGEFFAHVTVQPVDGVGHFVPVEAPDTFARAIVQAAGP; encoded by the coding sequence ATGTCGACGGGCGCCCCGGTCGACGGATTCACCCTGAGCTTCGACCGTCTGGGATCGGTCGGTCGGCCGCCGGTGGTCCTGCTCCACGGTTGGCCCGGGGACCGGACGGACATGGCATCCGTCGCCGAGAGGCTCGGGGACGAGTTCGACGTCGTCGTGCCGGACCTGCGCGGTTTCGGTGCCTCGGACAAGCACCTCCGCGACCCCGGCGACCACTACGGCCTGGCGGCCCAGGCCCGCAGTGTCACGGGACTGATCGAAGAGCTGGGGCTCAACCGGGTCGTGCTGGGCGGTTACGACATCGGCAGCAGGGTCGGTCAGCAGATCGCGAAGGACAGGCCCGACCTGCTCAGCACCCTGGTCATCACGCCACCGGCTCCCGGCGTCGGGTCACGGATTCTCAGCGAAGGTCCGTTCCGGGAGTTCTGGTATCAGTCCTTCCACCATCTCGACCTCGCCGAGAAGCTCCTCGACGGGAAACCGGACGCCGTGCGGGACTACCTGGAGTACTTCTGGACCCACTGGTCCGGCCCTGACTTCGTCATGGACGCCGCCCGGCTCGAGCACCTGACGTCGGCGTACGGCCCCGCCGGCGCGTTCGTCGCGTCGATCGGGTACTACCGGGCGGCCGGAGACGTCGTGCCGCGCTACCTGGGCGAGACGGTCCCCGACGAGAAGATCACGGTCCCCACGACGTTCCTGTGGGCCGAGCACGACCCCCTGTTCCCGAGCGCCTGGTCCGACCGTGTCGGAGAGTTCTTCGCGCACGTCACCGTGCAGCCCGTGGACGGGGTCGGCCACTTCGTCCCGGTCGAGGCGCCCGACACGTTCGCCCGCGCCATCGTGCAGGCAGCAGGCCCCTGA
- a CDS encoding response regulator has product MTSPTEDTARVFIVDDHALFRRGVRAELEGPAARGVTVVGEAGSVGEAIAGIGHYRPDVVLLDVHMPDGGGAAVLARTRTEYPDVVFLALSVSDAAEDVISVIRAGARGYVTKTISGRDLADAVVRVKAGDPVFSPRLAGFVLDAFADRPGAAPPVDPEVDQLTRRERDVLRLLARGYAYKEIAAELVISVKTVETHVSSVLRKTQSSNRHELSRWASDRRLV; this is encoded by the coding sequence ATGACGAGCCCGACCGAGGACACCGCCCGTGTGTTCATCGTCGACGACCACGCCCTGTTCCGTCGCGGCGTGCGCGCCGAGCTGGAGGGGCCGGCCGCGCGGGGCGTGACCGTGGTGGGCGAGGCCGGGTCGGTCGGCGAGGCCATCGCCGGGATCGGGCACTACAGGCCCGACGTCGTGCTGCTCGACGTCCACATGCCCGACGGCGGAGGTGCGGCGGTCCTCGCCCGGACGCGCACCGAGTACCCCGACGTGGTGTTCCTGGCGCTGTCGGTGTCCGATGCCGCGGAGGACGTCATCTCGGTGATCCGTGCCGGCGCCCGGGGCTACGTCACGAAGACGATCTCGGGTCGGGACCTCGCCGACGCCGTGGTGCGGGTGAAGGCCGGCGACCCGGTGTTCTCGCCCCGCCTCGCGGGTTTCGTGCTCGACGCGTTCGCCGACCGTCCGGGTGCGGCGCCACCGGTGGACCCCGAGGTCGACCAGCTCACCCGCCGCGAGCGCGACGTGCTGCGGCTGCTCGCGCGCGGCTACGCCTACAAGGAGATCGCGGCGGAGCTGGTCATCTCGGTGAAGACCGTGGAGACCCACGTGTCGAGCGTGCTGCGCAAGACGCAGTCGTCGAACCGGCACGAGCTCTCGCGGTGGGCGAGCGACCGGCGGCTCGTGTAG
- a CDS encoding ATP-binding protein yields the protein MAPVTTTEEPARPLVAGRRVQRHRRGAVVAGVAGGVAAHLGVPVLRVRVVFTLLCALGGAGVLAYGGLWICCPIEPVGTEREVDDRDRVRGYGLVALGLALALVLSAVGDQISGWILGPLGIALVGAAVVWREADSDGGARRTGRLRIVAGRGGIVRAVLGALLVAGGIGAFLFTSADVGAVQFGLLAATATLVGVVVLTVPWWMRLARELSAERRERIRSEERAEIAAHLHDSVLQTLALIQRHTEVAGDETAREVRRLARRQERELRDWLYRSSGDSSGDDEVPEATCFGSALRAAAGEIEDAFAVSVAPVIVGEAAYDVRTAALVAAAREAMTNAAKHAGVDEVSVYAECEDGTVSVFVRDRGKGFEPDAVPDDRHGLADSIRARVERHGGTVRLRTALGEGTEVGLTMPRTEQPSEVA from the coding sequence ATGGCTCCCGTGACCACCACGGAGGAACCGGCGAGGCCCCTCGTCGCCGGGCGACGTGTGCAGCGGCACCGCCGCGGCGCCGTGGTCGCGGGTGTCGCGGGCGGGGTCGCCGCGCACCTCGGCGTGCCCGTGCTGCGCGTGCGCGTGGTGTTCACGCTGCTGTGCGCCCTGGGCGGAGCCGGCGTGCTGGCCTACGGCGGGCTGTGGATCTGCTGCCCCATCGAGCCGGTCGGCACCGAGCGCGAGGTCGACGACCGCGACCGCGTCCGCGGGTACGGCCTGGTCGCGCTGGGCCTGGCCCTCGCGCTGGTGCTCTCCGCGGTCGGCGACCAGATCTCCGGCTGGATCCTCGGACCGCTCGGGATCGCGCTGGTCGGCGCGGCCGTGGTGTGGCGGGAGGCCGACAGCGACGGCGGGGCCCGCCGGACGGGTCGGTTGCGGATCGTCGCCGGGCGCGGCGGGATCGTGCGCGCCGTCCTCGGGGCGCTGCTCGTCGCCGGCGGGATCGGCGCCTTCCTCTTCACGAGCGCCGACGTCGGGGCGGTGCAGTTCGGGCTGCTCGCGGCCACCGCGACGCTGGTCGGGGTGGTCGTGCTGACCGTCCCCTGGTGGATGCGCCTGGCCCGGGAGCTCTCCGCGGAACGCCGTGAGCGCATCCGCAGCGAGGAGCGCGCCGAGATCGCCGCGCACCTGCACGACTCGGTGCTGCAGACGCTCGCGCTCATCCAGCGGCACACCGAGGTGGCGGGGGACGAGACCGCGCGGGAGGTCCGGCGCCTCGCCCGTCGTCAGGAACGGGAGCTGCGGGACTGGCTCTACCGGTCGTCGGGGGACTCCTCCGGGGACGACGAGGTGCCCGAGGCGACCTGCTTCGGGTCGGCCCTGCGCGCGGCGGCGGGGGAGATCGAGGACGCGTTCGCGGTGTCGGTGGCGCCGGTGATCGTCGGGGAGGCGGCGTACGACGTGCGCACCGCGGCGCTCGTCGCGGCCGCCCGCGAGGCGATGACGAACGCGGCCAAGCACGCCGGGGTGGACGAGGTGAGCGTGTACGCCGAGTGCGAGGACGGGACGGTGAGCGTCTTCGTCCGCGACCGCGGCAAGGGCTTCGAGCCCGACGCCGTGCCCGACGACCGGCACGGGCTGGCCGACTCCATCCGCGCCCGGGTCGAGCGGCACGGGGGCACGGTGCGGCTGCGCACCGCCCTGGGCGAGGGCACCGAGGTGGGGCTGACGATGCCCCGGACCGAGCAACCGAGTGAGGTGGCATGA
- a CDS encoding PspC domain-containing protein: protein MSGATNTKDGTDLAAVARGAWESRPARRHEDTKVAGVAGAIARRYDLDPTLVRVAFVVWAIVGGGLLLYLLGWLALPADPADPPRRDRLVGRDHGSPVLLIVITAVVGIATVGNATGGRVVTLVGLLLAAVALYALHTSRAALGVPGTPGVRPLAAMVADLGEPVAWDALGADPKAWAYPGPTPYRRAGLDPEPVVREPRRRGVLTPVVLALALLAAGLAAVGVLLGLPGVTGVWIPAAALAVVGIGLVVAGLRGRPRRGLVFVAIPLLLASVFGSVAVTRPDSGFTGDQRGVGDLVATPLTAAQVRPGYRTGLGDVTLDLSRLAPGAPISTTVESGAGDVTVTVPATADVTVSCENGVGDVDCLGRTGTVTRLVDPGPDGPGGQVIDLTVRNGAGDLAVRRG from the coding sequence ATGAGCGGGGCCACGAACACCAAGGACGGGACGGATCTCGCCGCCGTCGCGCGGGGGGCCTGGGAGTCCCGGCCCGCCCGTCGTCACGAGGACACGAAGGTCGCGGGGGTCGCCGGCGCGATCGCGCGGCGCTACGACCTGGACCCGACGCTGGTGCGGGTCGCGTTCGTCGTCTGGGCGATCGTCGGTGGCGGTCTCCTGCTCTACCTGCTGGGCTGGCTCGCCCTGCCGGCGGACCCGGCCGACCCGCCGCGGCGAGACCGGCTCGTCGGCCGGGACCACGGCAGCCCCGTGCTGTTGATCGTCATCACGGCCGTCGTCGGGATCGCGACCGTCGGGAACGCCACCGGCGGCCGGGTCGTCACGCTGGTGGGGCTGCTGCTCGCGGCCGTCGCGCTCTACGCCCTGCACACCTCGCGGGCCGCCCTCGGCGTACCGGGCACGCCCGGCGTGCGCCCGCTCGCCGCGATGGTCGCCGACCTCGGCGAGCCCGTCGCCTGGGACGCGCTCGGCGCCGACCCGAAGGCCTGGGCGTATCCCGGCCCGACCCCCTATCGGCGTGCTGGCTTGGACCCGGAACCCGTGGTCCGCGAGCCGCGCCGCCGCGGCGTGCTCACCCCCGTCGTCCTCGCACTGGCCCTGCTCGCGGCCGGGCTCGCCGCGGTCGGGGTGCTGCTCGGCCTCCCCGGCGTGACCGGGGTGTGGATCCCGGCCGCTGCGCTCGCCGTCGTCGGGATCGGCCTCGTCGTCGCGGGCCTGCGTGGTCGCCCGCGTCGCGGCCTCGTGTTCGTCGCGATCCCGCTGCTCCTCGCCTCCGTGTTCGGGTCCGTCGCCGTGACGCGTCCCGACTCCGGGTTCACGGGCGACCAGCGCGGGGTGGGCGACCTGGTCGCGACCCCGCTCACGGCCGCGCAGGTCCGGCCCGGCTACCGGACCGGTCTCGGGGACGTCACCCTCGACCTCTCCCGCCTCGCACCCGGAGCGCCGATCAGCACCACGGTCGAGTCCGGCGCCGGGGACGTCACCGTCACCGTGCCCGCGACCGCCGACGTCACGGTCTCCTGCGAGAACGGCGTCGGGGACGTCGACTGCCTCGGGCGGACCGGCACGGTGACCCGCCTGGTCGACCCCGGGCCCGACGGTCCCGGCGGCCAGGTCATCGACCTCACGGTGCGCAACGGCGCGGGCGACCTGGCGGTGCGTCGTGGCTGA
- a CDS encoding amidohydrolase, whose protein sequence is MHVDLHLHDAAVLTLDGDGLGRPARGLAIHGGRVLAVLDDGSLPTGWSADRTVGCGGATVVPGFGDAHNHMAWFGQTLGEIDLSTARSLDEVYAAVAERAATAGPDEFVVGSGYDDVRLGGSPHHAALDRAAGGRPVRLQHRSGHVCAASTAALRRAGILGGTATVPEGGKVVLDDAGEPTGVVEEAAQPLIADLMRPYAVDDVAAALGRASRVYAEQGLTHVTECGIAAGFMGRTPRELAAYQAARDEGLLAQRVQVMPVDAALHEVPGGDGVGLDLGMRTGFGDDRLRLGPMKIFFDGALSSRTAAMSAPFGDRDHAGYYQDDPEHMHAMVVGAHLAGWTVAAHAIGDRAVDAALDAFADAQARLPRPTVRHRIEHAGVVTDEGVARFAALGVTPVPQARFLVEIGDSMATAVGDDRVDLLYRHAAFLRAGVRVPASSDRPCVGDGHPLRTMQAMVQRRSSSGRLIGPDERVDPVTALRSLTVDTAWVAGDEASRGVLAPGSHADLVVLGDDVTAVDPDRIGGVEVVATMVGGEWTHSRL, encoded by the coding sequence ATGCACGTCGACCTGCACCTGCACGACGCGGCCGTCCTGACCCTCGACGGTGACGGCCTCGGCCGCCCCGCCCGCGGGCTCGCGATCCACGGCGGTCGGGTGCTGGCCGTTCTCGACGACGGGTCGCTGCCGACCGGGTGGTCCGCGGACCGGACGGTCGGCTGCGGCGGCGCGACGGTGGTGCCCGGCTTCGGCGACGCCCACAACCACATGGCGTGGTTCGGGCAGACCCTCGGCGAGATCGACCTCTCGACGGCGCGCTCCCTCGACGAGGTCTATGCCGCCGTCGCGGAACGGGCGGCGACGGCCGGGCCGGACGAGTTCGTCGTCGGGTCCGGCTACGACGACGTCCGGCTCGGCGGCTCCCCGCACCACGCCGCGCTCGACCGGGCCGCGGGCGGGCGGCCCGTCCGCCTCCAGCACCGGTCCGGGCACGTGTGCGCCGCGTCGACCGCGGCGTTGCGTCGGGCGGGCATCCTCGGCGGCACCGCGACGGTACCCGAGGGTGGGAAGGTGGTGCTCGACGACGCGGGCGAACCGACCGGGGTCGTCGAGGAGGCCGCGCAGCCGCTGATCGCCGACCTCATGCGGCCCTACGCGGTCGACGACGTCGCCGCCGCGCTCGGCCGCGCGTCGCGGGTCTACGCCGAGCAGGGCCTCACCCACGTCACCGAGTGCGGGATCGCCGCCGGGTTCATGGGCCGCACCCCGCGCGAGCTCGCCGCCTACCAGGCGGCCCGCGACGAGGGTCTGCTCGCGCAGCGGGTGCAGGTCATGCCGGTGGACGCCGCGCTGCACGAGGTGCCGGGCGGGGACGGCGTCGGGCTCGACCTCGGGATGCGCACCGGCTTCGGCGACGACCGGCTCCGGCTCGGCCCGATGAAGATCTTCTTCGACGGCGCGTTGAGCTCCCGGACCGCCGCGATGAGCGCGCCGTTCGGCGACCGCGACCACGCCGGCTACTACCAGGACGACCCCGAGCACATGCACGCGATGGTCGTCGGCGCCCACCTCGCGGGGTGGACCGTCGCCGCCCACGCGATCGGCGACCGCGCCGTCGACGCCGCGCTGGACGCCTTCGCCGACGCCCAGGCCCGGCTGCCCCGCCCGACCGTCCGGCACCGCATCGAGCACGCGGGCGTGGTGACCGACGAGGGCGTCGCACGGTTCGCCGCCCTCGGGGTCACGCCCGTGCCGCAGGCGCGGTTCCTCGTGGAGATCGGCGACTCGATGGCCACGGCGGTCGGCGACGACCGGGTCGACCTGCTCTACCGGCACGCCGCCTTCCTGCGCGCCGGCGTCCGCGTCCCCGCCTCGTCCGACCGTCCCTGCGTCGGGGACGGCCACCCGCTGCGCACGATGCAGGCGATGGTGCAGCGCCGCTCGTCGTCGGGACGGCTGATCGGACCCGACGAGCGCGTCGACCCGGTCACCGCCCTGCGCTCCCTGACCGTCGACACCGCCTGGGTCGCCGGCGACGAGGCCTCCCGCGGCGTCCTCGCCCCGGGCTCCCACGCCGACCTGGTGGTGCTCGGCGACGACGTCACCGCGGTCGACCCCGACCGCATCGGCGGCGTCGAGGTCGTGGCCACCATGGTCGGCGGGGAGTGGACCCACTCGCGCCTCTGA
- a CDS encoding FAD-dependent monooxygenase, translated as MGTRVVVVGGGPGGVLLTYLLARGGVEVTLLEARHDFARRFRGDTLAPGVLEYLDDLGLASDLLAEVPHTRSDAFRWHTPERTYRLVDYRGASKRFPFYALIPQARFLPWLAERATGFGATVRMGARFSDLLRDGERVSGVRYTVDGEPHEIAADLVVGSDGRSSKVRAAAGIEATELGASLDLLWAAVDQHDDDPPSSGLDLFARPGGTIALLDQGTGQWQLGWSIPAGTFAEVREAGVEPLVDALGTVLPWLVDRVRATVRSVNDLTLLPVRITTVDTWSKPGLVLIGDAAHVVSPVGGNGINLALADAAELANLVVTGADPAELERRRRPGVEKEQQGQVRIERAAAKRNAAGVTGPPTALRVLSNVPGFSRLAARRSRVPMAAPVPAIAGS; from the coding sequence ATGGGAACGCGTGTGGTGGTGGTCGGTGGTGGACCGGGCGGGGTGCTCCTGACGTACCTGCTCGCCCGCGGCGGGGTGGAGGTGACCCTGCTCGAGGCGCGGCACGACTTCGCGCGGCGCTTCCGCGGTGACACCCTCGCGCCCGGGGTGCTGGAGTACCTCGACGATCTGGGGCTGGCCTCCGACCTGCTCGCCGAGGTGCCGCACACCCGCTCGGACGCGTTCCGCTGGCACACCCCGGAGCGCACCTACCGGCTGGTCGACTACCGGGGCGCCTCGAAGCGGTTCCCCTTCTACGCGCTCATCCCGCAGGCCCGGTTCCTGCCGTGGCTGGCGGAGCGCGCGACCGGGTTCGGCGCGACCGTGCGGATGGGGGCGCGCTTCAGCGACCTCCTCCGCGACGGCGAGCGCGTGTCCGGCGTCCGCTACACCGTCGACGGTGAGCCGCACGAGATCGCGGCCGACCTCGTCGTCGGGTCGGACGGGCGCTCGTCGAAGGTCCGAGCCGCTGCGGGCATCGAGGCCACCGAGCTCGGCGCGAGCCTCGACCTGCTGTGGGCCGCGGTGGACCAGCACGACGACGACCCCCCGTCGTCGGGACTCGATCTCTTCGCCCGCCCCGGCGGCACGATCGCCCTGCTCGACCAGGGCACGGGGCAGTGGCAGCTCGGCTGGTCGATCCCGGCGGGCACGTTCGCCGAGGTGCGCGAGGCCGGGGTCGAGCCGCTGGTCGACGCGCTGGGCACCGTGCTGCCGTGGCTGGTCGACCGGGTCCGCGCGACGGTGCGGTCGGTGAACGACCTGACCCTGCTGCCCGTGCGGATCACGACCGTCGACACGTGGTCGAAGCCCGGCCTCGTGCTGATCGGCGACGCCGCGCACGTGGTCAGCCCCGTCGGCGGCAACGGCATCAACCTCGCGCTGGCCGACGCCGCCGAGCTGGCCAACCTCGTCGTCACCGGCGCGGACCCGGCGGAGCTCGAGCGGCGGCGCCGACCCGGCGTCGAGAAGGAGCAACAGGGGCAGGTGCGGATCGAGCGGGCCGCGGCGAAGCGCAACGCGGCCGGCGTGACCGGTCCGCCGACGGCCTTGCGGGTGCTGTCGAACGTCCCGGGCTTCTCCCGGCTCGCCGCGCGGCGCTCGCGGGTGCCGATGGCGGCTCCCGTCCCGGCGATCGCGGGTTCCTGA
- a CDS encoding aminotransferase class I/II-fold pyridoxal phosphate-dependent enzyme: protein MSALAVQYDAINLGQGFPDTPGPREVVDAAVAAMHRGLNQYPPAIGVPALREAICAHQKRFYGLELDPASQVVVCAGASEALSSALVALVGPGDEVIALEPFYDLYQATSVLVGASLVPVRISAPDYRLDPELLRAAVTERTKVILLNSPHNPTGAVLSRAELEAVAAVAIEHDLIVITDEVYEHLLFDDEVHIPISTLPGMAERTIAVSSAGKTFSVTGWKIGWATGPAELVEKVLGVKQWFSFASGTPLQHAVAVGLELPEERFALMGRELQAKRDLLTDGLRDLGMEVYHSKASYFVTADIAPLGETDSLEFCRSLPARVGVAAVPNQVFHASPVGVETQVRFACCKRDEVLSDALLRLRKL from the coding sequence ATGTCCGCGCTCGCCGTGCAGTACGACGCGATCAACCTCGGCCAGGGCTTCCCCGACACGCCCGGGCCGAGGGAGGTCGTCGACGCCGCGGTCGCCGCGATGCACCGGGGGCTCAACCAGTACCCGCCGGCCATCGGGGTCCCGGCGCTCCGCGAGGCGATCTGCGCCCACCAGAAGCGGTTCTACGGGCTGGAGCTCGATCCGGCGTCGCAGGTCGTGGTGTGTGCGGGGGCCTCGGAGGCCCTGTCGTCGGCGTTGGTGGCCCTCGTCGGTCCGGGCGACGAGGTGATCGCCCTCGAGCCGTTCTACGACCTGTACCAGGCGACGTCCGTGCTGGTCGGGGCCTCTCTCGTGCCGGTGCGGATCAGCGCGCCGGACTACCGGCTGGACCCGGAGCTCCTCCGCGCGGCGGTCACCGAGCGGACCAAGGTCATCCTGCTCAACTCGCCGCACAACCCGACCGGCGCCGTGCTCTCGCGGGCCGAGCTCGAGGCCGTGGCGGCGGTCGCGATCGAGCACGACCTGATCGTGATCACCGACGAGGTCTACGAGCACCTGCTCTTCGACGACGAGGTGCACATCCCGATCTCCACGCTGCCGGGGATGGCGGAGCGGACGATCGCGGTGTCCTCGGCCGGCAAGACGTTCTCGGTGACCGGCTGGAAGATCGGCTGGGCGACCGGACCGGCCGAGCTGGTCGAGAAGGTGCTCGGCGTCAAGCAGTGGTTCTCGTTCGCCTCCGGGACGCCGCTGCAGCACGCCGTCGCCGTCGGGCTGGAGCTGCCCGAGGAGCGGTTCGCGCTGATGGGTCGCGAGCTGCAGGCCAAGCGCGACCTGCTCACCGACGGCCTGCGCGACCTGGGCATGGAGGTCTACCACTCCAAGGCCTCCTACTTCGTCACCGCCGACATCGCCCCGCTCGGGGAGACCGACTCGCTGGAGTTCTGCCGGTCGCTCCCGGCGCGCGTCGGCGTCGCGGCGGTGCCGAACCAGGTCTTCCACGCCTCACCGGTCGGGGTGGAGACGCAGGTGCGCTTCGCGTGTTGCAAGCGCGACGAGGTGCTGTCGGATGCGCTGCTGCGGTTGCGGAAGCTGTAA
- the guaA gene encoding glutamine-hydrolyzing GMP synthase, with amino-acid sequence MGTVSSSGEHPVLVVDYGAQYAQLIARRVREAQVYSEVVPHTTSVDDMLAKDPAAIVLSGGPASVYAEGAPSVDPALFETGVPVFGICYGFQLMASALGGTVAHTGDREYGRTELQVTEAGRLHGDIPEAHPVWMSHGDGVTAAPEGFTTTASSPGAPVAAFEDVDRRLAGVQYHPEVGHSPHGQLVLERFLRDVAGIRPDWTAANIVEETVEAIRAQVGPSGRAICGLSGGVDSAVAAALVQRAIGDRLTCVFVDHGLLREGERGQVERDFVAATGVDLVTVDAEEVFLRELADVVDPEEKRKIIGREFIRSFEGAARDLAEGEGVDFLVQGTLYPDVVESGGGTGAANIKSHHNVGGLPDDLQFSLVEPLRALFKDEVRAVGAELGLPESIVQRQPFPGPGLAIRIIGSVSADRLATLRRADAIAREELTAAGLDRTIWQCPVVLLADVRSVGVQGDGRTYGHPVVIRPVSSEDAMTADWTRVPYETLERISTRITNECAEINRVVLDVTSKPPGTIEWE; translated from the coding sequence ATGGGGACCGTGAGCAGCAGTGGTGAGCACCCCGTCCTCGTCGTCGACTACGGCGCCCAGTACGCGCAGCTCATCGCCCGGCGGGTGCGCGAGGCGCAGGTGTACTCCGAGGTCGTGCCGCACACGACGTCGGTGGACGACATGCTGGCCAAGGACCCGGCGGCGATCGTGCTGTCCGGAGGGCCGGCCAGTGTGTACGCCGAGGGCGCGCCGAGCGTCGACCCGGCCCTCTTCGAGACCGGCGTGCCGGTGTTCGGCATCTGCTACGGCTTCCAGCTCATGGCCTCCGCGCTCGGCGGCACGGTGGCCCACACCGGCGACCGGGAGTACGGGCGGACCGAGCTGCAGGTCACCGAGGCCGGCCGGCTGCACGGCGACATCCCCGAGGCGCACCCCGTGTGGATGAGCCACGGCGACGGGGTCACGGCCGCGCCGGAGGGCTTCACGACGACGGCGTCCTCGCCCGGCGCCCCGGTGGCCGCCTTCGAGGATGTCGACCGGCGCCTGGCCGGCGTGCAGTACCACCCGGAGGTCGGGCACTCCCCGCACGGCCAGCTGGTGCTCGAGCGGTTCCTGCGCGACGTCGCCGGCATCCGCCCGGACTGGACGGCCGCGAACATCGTCGAGGAGACGGTCGAGGCGATCCGCGCGCAGGTCGGGCCGAGCGGGCGGGCGATCTGCGGGCTCTCCGGCGGGGTCGACTCCGCCGTCGCCGCGGCGCTCGTGCAGCGCGCGATCGGCGACCGGCTCACGTGCGTCTTCGTCGACCACGGCCTGCTGCGCGAGGGCGAGCGGGGCCAGGTCGAGCGGGACTTCGTCGCCGCGACCGGCGTGGACCTCGTGACGGTGGACGCCGAGGAGGTGTTCCTGCGCGAGCTCGCCGACGTGGTCGACCCGGAGGAGAAGCGCAAGATCATCGGCCGGGAGTTCATCCGGTCCTTCGAGGGCGCCGCGCGGGACCTGGCCGAGGGCGAGGGCGTCGACTTCCTCGTGCAGGGGACGCTCTACCCCGACGTCGTCGAATCCGGCGGCGGCACCGGGGCGGCGAACATCAAGTCCCACCACAACGTCGGCGGCCTGCCCGACGACCTGCAGTTCTCGCTGGTCGAACCGCTGCGGGCGCTGTTCAAGGACGAGGTGCGGGCGGTCGGCGCGGAGCTCGGGCTGCCCGAGTCGATCGTCCAGCGCCAGCCGTTCCCCGGCCCGGGGCTCGCGATCCGGATCATCGGCTCGGTGTCCGCGGACCGCCTGGCCACCCTGCGGCGGGCCGACGCGATCGCCCGCGAGGAGCTCACCGCCGCCGGGCTGGACCGCACGATCTGGCAGTGCCCGGTGGTGCTGCTCGCGGACGTCCGCTCGGTGGGGGTGCAGGGCGACGGCCGGACCTACGGCCACCCCGTGGTGATCCGTCCGGTGTCGAGCGAGGACGCGATGACGGCGGACTGGACGCGGGTCCCGTACGAGACGCTGGAGCGGATCTCCACCCGCATCACCAACGAGTGCGCGGAGATCAACCGCGTGGTGCTCGACGTGACCAGCAAGCCGCCGGGGACGATCGAGTGGGAGTAG